A genomic region of Synechococcus sp. NOUM97013 contains the following coding sequences:
- the rpsK gene encoding 30S ribosomal protein S11, translating into MAKTVKKSGPKKAKRNVPNGVAHIQSTFNNTIVSITDTTGEVISWSSAGASGFKGARKGTPFAAQTAAEAAARRALEQGMRQIEVLVRGPGSGRETAIRALQVAGLEITLIRDVTPLPHNGCRRSKRRRV; encoded by the coding sequence ATGGCCAAAACCGTCAAGAAATCAGGTCCCAAGAAGGCCAAGCGCAACGTCCCCAACGGCGTTGCCCACATCCAGAGCACCTTCAACAACACGATCGTGTCGATCACCGACACCACCGGAGAGGTCATCTCCTGGTCGTCGGCTGGTGCCAGTGGCTTCAAGGGTGCTCGCAAAGGCACACCCTTCGCCGCCCAAACCGCAGCTGAAGCGGCTGCTCGTCGCGCCCTCGAACAGGGCATGCGTCAGATCGAGGTGTTGGTGCGTGGACCTGGTTCAGGTCGCGAAACCGCCATCCGTGCCCTTCAGGTTGCAGGTCTTGAAATCACGCTGATCCGCGACGTCACTCCGCTGCCCCACAACGGCTGCCGCCGTT
- the rpsM gene encoding 30S ribosomal protein S13, which yields MARIAGVDIPRDKRIEVALTYIYGIGPTRAKTILSKTGVNPDTRVKDLEDGDVQKLRGATEAFTIEGDLRRQEGMALKRLQDIGCLRGRRHRMSLPVRGQRTRTNARTRRGARKTVAGKKK from the coding sequence GTGGCACGGATTGCTGGTGTCGACATTCCCCGCGACAAGCGGATCGAAGTCGCCCTCACCTACATCTACGGAATTGGTCCCACCAGGGCCAAAACCATCCTCTCCAAGACTGGTGTCAACCCAGACACTCGAGTCAAGGATCTCGAGGATGGCGATGTGCAGAAACTGCGCGGTGCCACCGAAGCCTTCACCATCGAAGGTGATCTGCGTCGCCAGGAGGGCATGGCTCTCAAGCGCTTGCAGGACATCGGTTGCCTGCGTGGACGTCGTCACCGCATGAGCCTGCCTGTGCGTGGTCAGCGGACTCGCACCAACGCCCGCACCCGCCGCGGCGCCCGCAAAACCGTGGCTGGCAAGAAGAAGTAA
- the rpmJ gene encoding 50S ribosomal protein L36 translates to MKVRASVKKMCDKCRVIRRHGRVLVICENPKHKQRQG, encoded by the coding sequence ATGAAGGTGCGCGCCTCGGTCAAGAAAATGTGTGACAAGTGTCGGGTGATTCGTCGCCACGGCCGCGTCCTGGTCATTTGCGAAAACCCCAAGCACAAGCAGCGCCAGGGTTGA
- a CDS encoding adenylate kinase: MKQRLLFVGPPGAGKGTQAARLCAAHDLRHLSTGDLLRAEVAAGSELGKEAEAVMNRGELVSDSLVLAIVKSQLSALNGQGWLLDGFPRNVAQAEALEPLLLELNQSIESVVLLELDDAVLIERLLGRGRADDNEAVIRNRLAVYQEQTAPLIDYYREKNLLVSVEAHGGVEAITQRIEEVLA, encoded by the coding sequence ATGAAGCAACGCCTCCTCTTCGTTGGCCCTCCTGGTGCCGGTAAAGGCACTCAGGCCGCCCGGCTCTGCGCCGCCCACGATCTCCGCCATCTCTCCACAGGCGACCTGCTGCGCGCTGAAGTGGCTGCCGGCAGCGAACTGGGCAAGGAAGCCGAAGCCGTGATGAATCGTGGCGAGCTGGTGAGCGACAGCCTGGTGCTGGCAATCGTGAAATCCCAGCTTTCAGCCCTCAATGGCCAGGGCTGGCTGCTGGATGGCTTCCCGCGCAATGTGGCCCAGGCCGAAGCGCTCGAACCCCTCCTGCTGGAGCTCAACCAGAGCATTGAAAGCGTGGTGTTGCTGGAACTCGACGATGCAGTGCTGATCGAACGTCTTCTGGGCCGTGGCCGTGCGGATGACAACGAAGCCGTGATCCGCAACCGGCTCGCGGTGTATCAGGAGCAAACAGCCCCGCTGATCGATTACTACCGCGAGAAAAACCTGCTGGTCTCAGTCGAAGCGCACGGAGGCGTCGAAGCGATCACCCAGCGCATCGAAGAGGTACTTGCTTGA
- the secY gene encoding preprotein translocase subunit SecY — translation MLVSRGRNPSAAEVITQLVQNPELRGRVLTTLGLLMLIRLGIYIPMPGIDRVAFQSFIEQGGQLIGFLDIFTGGGISTLGVFALGILPFINASIILQLLTASLPQLEDLQKNEGEAGRRKLAQITRYVALGWGLIQSIIFAMILRPYAIEGLSEVVFVAQTALALVTGSMVVMWLSEVITERGIGQGASLVIFLNIVATLPKALGSTIEKAQTGDRNDVFGIVILVLVFLITIVGIIFVQEGQRRLPIVSAKRQVGGGAVLPNRQSYLPLKLNAGGVMPIIFASALIFLPLTLANVSNNPFLIKAASALNPGGPNAWIYALVFFSLILGFSYFYASLTFNPVDVASNLKRGGVAIPGVRPGSATATYLEGVKNRLTLLGGLFLGAVAIIPSAVERATGVTTFQGLGATSLLILVGVAIDTAKQVQTYVISQRYEGLVRQ, via the coding sequence ATGCTCGTCAGTCGGGGACGCAACCCCAGCGCTGCTGAAGTGATCACCCAGCTGGTTCAGAACCCAGAGCTGCGAGGCCGGGTTCTCACCACGCTGGGGTTGCTGATGTTGATTCGTCTTGGCATCTACATCCCGATGCCGGGTATCGACCGCGTCGCCTTTCAGTCGTTCATCGAACAGGGTGGACAGCTGATCGGCTTCCTCGACATCTTCACCGGTGGCGGCATCTCAACGCTTGGCGTTTTCGCCCTCGGGATCCTGCCGTTCATCAATGCTTCGATCATCCTGCAGCTGCTGACTGCCTCGCTGCCGCAGCTGGAAGACCTTCAGAAGAATGAAGGTGAAGCGGGTCGACGCAAACTGGCCCAGATCACGCGCTATGTCGCGCTTGGCTGGGGTCTTATTCAGAGCATCATCTTCGCGATGATCCTGCGGCCTTACGCCATAGAAGGCCTATCTGAGGTGGTGTTTGTTGCCCAGACCGCCTTGGCGCTGGTGACGGGTTCCATGGTCGTGATGTGGCTCAGTGAAGTGATCACCGAGCGGGGAATTGGTCAGGGCGCGTCTCTGGTGATTTTCCTGAACATCGTTGCAACTCTGCCCAAAGCGCTTGGTTCAACCATCGAAAAGGCGCAGACGGGCGATCGGAACGACGTTTTCGGCATCGTGATCCTCGTGTTGGTGTTTCTAATCACCATCGTGGGAATCATTTTCGTGCAGGAGGGTCAGCGACGGTTACCGATCGTGAGCGCCAAGCGCCAGGTCGGGGGAGGCGCCGTTCTTCCCAATCGTCAGAGCTATCTGCCCCTCAAGTTGAACGCCGGCGGCGTGATGCCGATCATCTTCGCGTCAGCGCTGATTTTCTTGCCTCTCACCCTGGCCAATGTCAGTAACAACCCGTTCCTGATCAAAGCTGCCAGCGCCTTGAACCCCGGCGGCCCCAATGCCTGGATTTATGCCCTGGTGTTCTTTTCGCTGATTCTCGGCTTCTCCTATTTCTACGCTTCGCTGACGTTCAACCCAGTTGACGTGGCCAGCAATCTGAAGCGTGGAGGCGTTGCCATCCCGGGCGTACGCCCAGGTAGCGCAACCGCGACTTACCTGGAGGGCGTGAAAAACAGGCTCACCCTGCTCGGAGGTTTGTTCCTTGGGGCCGTGGCCATCATTCCCTCAGCGGTGGAACGCGCGACCGGCGTGACCACATTCCAGGGATTGGGTGCCACCTCACTGCTGATCCTCGTCGGTGTCGCGATCGACACGGCCAAGCAGGTTCAGACCTATGTGATCTCTCAGCGCTACGAAGGCCTTGTGCGCCAGTAG
- the rplO gene encoding 50S ribosomal protein L15, with protein sequence MTLRLDSLKANKGARRRKLRKGRGIAAGQGASCGFGMRGQKSRSGRPTRPGFEGGQMPLYRRVPKLKHFPVVNPKNFTVVNVSALNELKAGSTVNLDSLVKDGIVTSPKHPLKILGNGELKAKLTIQAAAFTASARTKIEAAGGTCELLD encoded by the coding sequence ATGACTCTCCGACTCGACTCTCTCAAGGCCAATAAAGGCGCCCGTCGCCGCAAACTGCGCAAAGGTCGCGGCATCGCCGCTGGCCAAGGTGCGAGCTGTGGCTTCGGCATGCGTGGACAGAAGTCCCGCTCGGGCCGTCCAACCCGGCCCGGCTTCGAGGGTGGCCAGATGCCTCTGTATCGGCGCGTTCCGAAGCTGAAGCATTTCCCGGTGGTGAACCCCAAGAACTTCACCGTGGTGAATGTGTCAGCTCTGAATGAGCTCAAGGCTGGCAGCACCGTCAATCTCGATTCACTCGTGAAAGACGGCATCGTCACCAGCCCCAAGCATCCCTTGAAAATCCTTGGCAACGGGGAACTCAAGGCCAAGCTGACCATTCAAGCCGCTGCCTTCACGGCCTCCGCACGGACCAAAATCGAAGCAGCCGGTGGCACCTGCGAACTGCTGGACTGA
- the rpsE gene encoding 30S ribosomal protein S5, whose protein sequence is MTDSNPQSNSNAVPAASDVPAAAEGQQQEQRRGGRDRGDRRGGRRGDRRNQERDSEWQERVVQIRRVSKTVKGGKKMSFRAIVVVGNERGQVGVGVGKAGDVIGAVRKGVADGKKHLVKVPLTRHNSIPTLSNGRDGAASVLIRPAAPGTGVIAGGSIRTVLELAGIKNVLAKRLGSKTPLNNARAAMVALDSLRTHKETAKERGISLEQIYS, encoded by the coding sequence ATGACCGATTCCAACCCTCAATCCAATTCCAACGCTGTCCCGGCAGCGTCCGACGTCCCTGCAGCGGCCGAAGGTCAGCAGCAGGAGCAGCGTCGTGGTGGTCGTGACCGTGGAGACCGCCGAGGCGGACGTCGCGGCGACCGCCGAAACCAGGAGCGTGACTCCGAATGGCAAGAACGGGTGGTGCAGATCCGCCGTGTCTCCAAAACCGTGAAAGGCGGTAAAAAGATGAGCTTCCGCGCCATCGTTGTCGTCGGCAACGAGCGTGGTCAGGTCGGCGTCGGCGTCGGCAAGGCCGGTGATGTGATCGGTGCCGTGCGCAAAGGCGTTGCTGATGGCAAGAAGCACCTCGTGAAGGTGCCGCTCACCCGTCACAACTCCATTCCGACCCTGTCCAACGGTCGTGACGGTGCTGCCAGCGTGCTGATTCGCCCTGCCGCACCGGGTACCGGAGTGATCGCGGGCGGCTCCATCCGCACCGTGCTCGAACTGGCTGGCATCAAAAACGTGCTGGCCAAGCGCCTCGGCAGTAAGACACCCCTCAACAACGCCCGGGCTGCGATGGTGGCCCTGGACAGTCTCCGTACGCACAAGGAGACCGCAAAGGAACGGGGGATCTCCCTCGAGCAGATCTACTCCTGA
- the rplR gene encoding 50S ribosomal protein L18 — protein sequence MSTLSRKQQTQKRHRRLRRHLNGTAARPRLAVFRSNSHIYAQVIDDDAQSTLCSASTLDKDLRTSLKDTSSTCPASVAVGELVAKRALAKGIQQVVFDRGGNLYHGRVKALADAAREAGLQF from the coding sequence ATGTCGACCCTTTCCCGCAAACAACAGACTCAGAAGCGTCATCGCCGCCTGCGTCGTCACCTCAATGGCACAGCCGCGCGTCCCCGTCTGGCTGTGTTCCGCTCCAACAGTCACATCTACGCCCAGGTCATCGACGACGATGCCCAGAGCACTCTGTGCTCGGCATCGACCCTCGACAAGGACCTGCGCACCAGTCTCAAAGACACCAGCAGCACCTGCCCCGCCTCTGTCGCTGTCGGTGAACTGGTGGCCAAACGTGCCCTGGCCAAGGGCATCCAACAGGTGGTCTTCGATCGCGGCGGCAACCTGTACCACGGCCGGGTGAAAGCCCTTGCCGACGCCGCCCGGGAAGCGGGCCTTCAGTTCTGA
- the rplF gene encoding 50S ribosomal protein L6 — protein MSRIGKSPIPVPDKVTVSLDGLAVTVKGPKGELKRTLPDGVSVDQVDNTIVVAPTSTKRTSRERHGLCRTLVANMIEGVSNGYSKRLEIVGVGSRAQVKGKTLVVSAGYSHQIEMLAPEGITFAVENNTNVTVSGIDKELVGNEAAKIRAIRPPEPYKGKGIKYAGERILRKAGKSGKK, from the coding sequence ATGTCTCGTATCGGTAAATCCCCCATTCCCGTTCCCGACAAGGTGACCGTGAGCCTCGATGGCCTCGCCGTCACCGTGAAGGGACCCAAGGGCGAATTGAAACGCACACTCCCCGACGGCGTGAGTGTCGATCAGGTGGACAACACCATCGTGGTGGCTCCCACCAGCACCAAGCGCACCTCCCGGGAGCGCCACGGCCTTTGCCGCACGCTGGTCGCCAACATGATCGAAGGTGTCAGCAACGGCTATTCCAAGCGATTGGAAATCGTCGGCGTGGGCTCCAGGGCTCAGGTGAAGGGCAAGACGCTCGTCGTCAGCGCTGGCTACAGCCACCAGATCGAAATGTTGGCACCCGAAGGGATCACCTTCGCAGTGGAAAACAACACCAACGTCACGGTCTCCGGCATCGATAAGGAGCTGGTGGGCAATGAAGCCGCCAAGATCCGCGCGATCCGCCCACCCGAGCCTTACAAGGGCAAGGGCATCAAGTACGCGGGCGAGCGCATCCTGCGCAAGGCAGGCAAGTCAGGCAAGAAGTAA
- the rpsH gene encoding 30S ribosomal protein S8, translating into MANHDPISDMLTRIRNASEKRHQNTKVPASRMSRSIAKVLQQEGFIAEISEEGEGVHTSLVLELKYSGKHRQPTIRSMQRVSKPGLRIYKNTRGLPKVLGGLGVAIISTSKGVMSDRDARKQGVGGEVLCYVY; encoded by the coding sequence ATGGCCAATCACGACCCTATTTCCGACATGCTCACCCGCATTCGTAATGCGAGTGAGAAACGTCACCAAAACACGAAAGTCCCCGCTTCCCGCATGTCGCGCAGCATCGCCAAAGTGCTGCAGCAGGAAGGCTTCATTGCCGAGATCAGTGAAGAAGGCGAAGGCGTCCACACCAGTCTGGTGCTGGAGCTGAAGTACAGCGGCAAGCACCGCCAGCCCACCATCCGCTCGATGCAGCGGGTGAGCAAGCCTGGCCTGCGCATCTACAAGAACACCCGCGGCCTGCCCAAGGTCCTCGGCGGACTGGGGGTGGCCATCATCTCCACCTCCAAGGGTGTGATGAGCGACCGCGACGCCCGCAAGCAAGGCGTCGGCGGTGAAGTGCTCTGCTACGTCTATTGA
- the rplE gene encoding 50S ribosomal protein L5, with amino-acid sequence MSLKQRYRETIQPKLLKDLSLSNVHEVPKVLKVTVNRGLGEAAANAKSLEASVNELAQITGQKVVVTRAKKAIAGFKIRQGMPIGCAVTLRGDRMYAFLERLINLALPRIRDFRGVSPKSFDGRGNYTLGVREQIIFPEISFDQIDAIRGMDITIVTTARTDEEGRALLREMGMPFRSN; translated from the coding sequence ATGTCACTGAAACAGCGCTACAGGGAGACCATTCAGCCCAAGTTGCTGAAAGACCTGAGTCTCTCCAACGTCCACGAAGTTCCCAAGGTGTTGAAAGTCACCGTGAACCGGGGACTCGGCGAAGCCGCCGCCAATGCCAAGTCTCTTGAGGCTTCGGTCAACGAGCTCGCGCAGATCACCGGCCAGAAGGTCGTTGTCACCCGCGCCAAGAAAGCCATCGCCGGCTTCAAGATCCGCCAAGGCATGCCCATCGGCTGCGCCGTCACCCTGCGTGGCGATCGCATGTATGCCTTCCTGGAGCGCCTGATCAACCTGGCACTGCCCCGCATCCGCGACTTTCGCGGCGTGAGCCCCAAGAGCTTTGACGGACGCGGCAACTACACCCTGGGGGTGAGAGAGCAGATCATCTTCCCTGAGATCTCCTTCGACCAGATCGACGCCATCAGGGGCATGGACATCACCATCGTGACCACTGCCCGCACGGATGAAGAGGGCCGGGCCCTCCTCCGCGAGATGGGAATGCCATTCCGCAGCAACTGA
- the rplX gene encoding 50S ribosomal protein L24, translating into MATATPKSGSTQRLKMRLRKGDTVQVITGKDKGKTGEVLRTLPTENRVIVAGINMRTRHVKPTQEGESGRIVTEEASLHASNVMLYSTDKKVVSRVELITDKDGNKKRRLKKTGEVID; encoded by the coding sequence ATGGCAACTGCAACCCCTAAATCTGGCTCAACGCAGCGCCTCAAGATGCGTTTGCGCAAGGGCGACACCGTTCAGGTGATCACCGGCAAGGACAAGGGCAAGACCGGAGAGGTTCTCCGCACCCTTCCCACCGAAAACCGTGTGATCGTCGCAGGGATCAACATGCGCACCCGGCATGTGAAGCCCACCCAGGAAGGTGAAAGTGGTCGGATCGTCACGGAAGAGGCTTCCCTGCACGCCTCCAACGTGATGCTCTATTCCACTGACAAGAAAGTGGTCAGCCGAGTCGAGCTGATCACCGACAAAGACGGCAACAAGAAGCGCCGCCTCAAGAAAACCGGCGAAGTGATCGACTGA
- the rplN gene encoding 50S ribosomal protein L14, which yields MIQQESFLTVADNSGAKRIQCIRVLGTNRRYAHVGDVIVAAVKDAMPNMGVKKSDVVKAVVVRTKATLRRDTGNSIRFDDNAAVIINDDKNPKGTRVFGPVARELRDRNFTKIVSLAPEVI from the coding sequence GTGATCCAACAGGAATCCTTCCTCACCGTCGCTGACAACAGTGGCGCCAAGCGCATCCAGTGCATCCGTGTGCTGGGCACCAACCGTCGCTACGCCCACGTGGGCGATGTGATCGTGGCCGCCGTCAAAGACGCCATGCCCAACATGGGCGTGAAAAAGTCTGATGTGGTGAAGGCTGTGGTGGTCCGCACCAAGGCCACCCTGCGTCGCGACACCGGCAACTCGATCCGGTTCGACGACAACGCAGCTGTGATCATCAACGACGACAAGAACCCCAAGGGCACTCGCGTGTTCGGTCCTGTCGCGCGTGAACTGCGTGATCGCAACTTCACCAAAATCGTCTCCCTCGCACCGGAGGTGATCTGA
- the rpsQ gene encoding 30S ribosomal protein S17, with product MALKERVGTVVSDKMDKTVVVAVENRFPHPIYQKTVSRTTRYKAHDENNSVRVGDRVRITETRPLSRHKRWAVAEVLSHSPKAEEVAK from the coding sequence ATGGCACTCAAGGAAAGGGTCGGCACCGTCGTCAGCGACAAGATGGACAAAACGGTGGTGGTGGCGGTGGAAAACCGCTTCCCCCATCCCATCTATCAAAAGACGGTGAGCCGCACCACCCGTTACAAGGCTCACGACGAGAACAACAGCGTTCGCGTCGGTGACCGTGTTCGCATCACCGAAACACGTCCGCTTAGCCGCCACAAGCGCTGGGCCGTGGCTGAAGTTCTCAGCCACAGTCCCAAAGCTGAGGAGGTCGCCAAGTGA
- the rpmC gene encoding 50S ribosomal protein L29 — MARPNASELRQLSDADITDQINGLRRELFDLRFQQATRQLANTHRFKESRLKLAQLLTVQKERQSSTAS, encoded by the coding sequence ATGGCCCGTCCCAACGCTTCCGAGCTGCGTCAACTCTCTGATGCAGACATCACCGACCAGATCAACGGTCTCCGTCGCGAGCTGTTTGACCTGCGCTTCCAGCAAGCCACCCGGCAGCTGGCCAACACTCACCGTTTTAAGGAAAGCCGCCTCAAGCTGGCCCAGCTCCTGACGGTGCAGAAGGAGCGTCAAAGCTCCACCGCCTCCTGA
- the rplP gene encoding 50S ribosomal protein L16, translating to MLSPKRVKFRKQQRGRMRGVATRGNTIAFGQFALQAQECGWITSRQIEASRRAMTRYVKRGGKIWIRIFPDKPVTMRPAETRMGSGKGNPEFWVAVIKPGRILFEMGGDEITPEIAKEAMRLAQYKLPVKTKFITLDEQEQSSGAKAPAAAAATVES from the coding sequence ATGCTGAGTCCAAAACGCGTCAAATTCCGTAAACAGCAGCGCGGCCGCATGCGCGGTGTTGCCACTCGTGGCAACACCATCGCCTTCGGTCAGTTCGCTCTGCAGGCCCAAGAGTGCGGCTGGATCACCTCCCGCCAAATCGAGGCCAGCCGTCGTGCCATGACCCGCTATGTCAAGCGTGGCGGAAAGATCTGGATCCGAATCTTCCCGGACAAGCCCGTCACCATGCGCCCCGCTGAAACCCGGATGGGTTCCGGTAAGGGCAACCCGGAATTCTGGGTTGCGGTGATCAAGCCCGGTCGGATTCTGTTCGAGATGGGCGGTGATGAAATCACCCCCGAAATCGCCAAGGAAGCCATGCGCCTCGCGCAATACAAGCTCCCTGTGAAGACCAAGTTCATCACTCTCGATGAACAGGAGCAGTCCTCCGGTGCCAAGGCTCCGGCAGCTGCTGCCGCCACCGTGGAGTCCTGA
- the rpsC gene encoding 30S ribosomal protein S3 — MGHKIHPTGLRLGITQEHRSRWYAPSKSYPSLLQEDDRIRKFIHKKYGSAGISDVLIARKADQLEVELKTARPGVLVGRQGSGIEELRSGIQKTVGDRNRQVRINVVEVERVDADAFLLAEYIAQQLEKRVAFRRTIRMAVQRAQRAGVLGLKIQVSGRLNGAEIARTEWTREGRVPLHTLRADIDYATKVASTTYGVLGIKVWVFKGEVLGDEAQQQMPVGATPRRRAGRRPQQFEDRSNEG, encoded by the coding sequence ATGGGACACAAAATCCATCCAACCGGCTTACGCCTGGGGATCACCCAGGAGCACCGGTCCCGCTGGTACGCACCCAGCAAGAGTTATCCGAGCCTCCTCCAAGAGGATGACCGGATCCGCAAGTTCATCCACAAGAAGTACGGCTCCGCCGGCATCAGCGACGTGCTGATTGCTCGCAAGGCCGATCAGCTTGAAGTGGAGCTCAAGACAGCTCGTCCCGGCGTCCTCGTAGGCCGCCAGGGCAGTGGCATCGAAGAGCTGCGCTCCGGCATCCAGAAGACCGTCGGCGACCGCAACCGTCAGGTTCGGATCAACGTGGTCGAGGTGGAGCGTGTCGACGCTGATGCCTTCCTTCTCGCTGAGTACATCGCTCAGCAGCTAGAGAAGCGCGTCGCCTTCCGTCGCACCATCCGCATGGCTGTTCAGCGTGCTCAACGCGCTGGCGTTCTCGGCCTGAAGATCCAGGTCTCAGGACGTCTGAACGGTGCGGAAATCGCACGAACCGAATGGACGCGAGAAGGACGTGTGCCCTTGCACACCCTTCGCGCCGACATCGATTACGCCACCAAGGTGGCTAGCACGACCTACGGCGTGCTGGGCATCAAGGTGTGGGTGTTCAAAGGCGAAGTGCTGGGTGATGAAGCCCAGCAACAGATGCCTGTGGGGGCAACCCCGCGTCGACGGGCCGGTCGCAGGCCCCAACAGTTCGAAGACCGCTCCAACGAGGGGTGA
- the rplV gene encoding 50S ribosomal protein L22 → MTTSSPTATTAQAHGRYIRGSVSKVRRVLDQIRGCSYRDALIMLEFMPYRSTGPITKVLRSAVANAEHNLGLDPSTLVISEASADMGPAMKRYRPRAQGRAYQIKKQTCHISIAVAAKTDS, encoded by the coding sequence ATGACAACGTCATCCCCAACGGCAACCACTGCCCAGGCCCACGGCCGCTACATCCGCGGTTCCGTGTCCAAGGTGCGGCGGGTGCTCGATCAGATCCGCGGTTGCAGCTATCGCGACGCGCTGATCATGCTCGAGTTCATGCCCTATCGCTCCACCGGTCCCATCACCAAGGTTCTGCGTTCCGCAGTGGCCAATGCCGAGCACAACCTCGGTCTTGATCCTTCCACCCTGGTGATCTCTGAAGCGAGCGCTGACATGGGCCCTGCCATGAAGCGCTATCGGCCCCGTGCCCAAGGCCGGGCCTACCAGATCAAGAAGCAGACCTGCCACATCAGCATTGCTGTGGCAGCCAAGACCGACTCCTGA
- the rpsS gene encoding 30S ribosomal protein S19 — protein MGRSLKKGPFIADSLLRKVEKQNAADDKSVIKTWSRASTILPMMIGHTIAVHNGRTHVPVFVTEQMVGHKLGEFAPTRTFKGHIKDKKGGR, from the coding sequence ATGGGACGTTCACTTAAAAAAGGCCCTTTCATCGCTGACAGCCTTCTTCGCAAGGTTGAAAAGCAAAATGCCGCCGACGACAAGTCGGTGATCAAAACGTGGTCCAGGGCCTCCACGATCCTGCCGATGATGATCGGCCACACCATCGCCGTTCACAACGGACGCACCCACGTGCCCGTCTTCGTGACTGAACAAATGGTGGGTCACAAACTGGGCGAATTCGCGCCCACCCGCACCTTCAAGGGCCACATCAAAGACAAAAAAGGAGGCCGCTGA
- the rplB gene encoding 50S ribosomal protein L2: MAIRTFRPYTPGTRTRVVTDFSEVTGRKPERSLVVAKHRRKGRNNRGVITCRHRGGGHKRQYRLVDFRRNKHGVPAKVAAIHYDPHRNARLALLFYADGEKRYILAPAGVAIGQTVMSGPEAPIEVGNAMPLSAVPLGSSVHCVELYAGRGGQMVRTAGASAQVMAKEGDYVALKLPSTEVRLVRRECYATLGEVGNSEIRNTSLGKAGRRRWLGRRPQVRGSVMNPCDHPHGGGEGRAPIGRSGPVTPWGKPALGLKTRKRNKPSNKFVLRKRRKTSKRSRGGRDS; this comes from the coding sequence ATGGCAATCCGTACCTTCCGCCCCTATACCCCCGGAACCCGCACCCGGGTGGTCACCGACTTCAGTGAAGTCACCGGCCGCAAGCCGGAACGATCCCTTGTGGTGGCCAAGCACCGCCGCAAAGGACGTAACAACCGCGGCGTGATCACCTGCCGCCATCGCGGTGGCGGTCACAAGCGGCAATACCGCCTCGTCGACTTCCGGCGTAACAAGCACGGCGTGCCCGCCAAGGTGGCAGCCATCCATTACGACCCGCATCGCAATGCGCGTCTGGCCCTGCTCTTCTATGCCGATGGCGAGAAGCGCTACATCCTCGCTCCCGCAGGAGTAGCGATTGGTCAGACCGTTATGTCTGGTCCTGAGGCACCGATCGAAGTTGGCAATGCCATGCCTCTTTCGGCCGTGCCCCTCGGTTCCAGCGTCCATTGCGTCGAGCTTTATGCCGGACGCGGTGGCCAAATGGTCCGAACTGCAGGTGCCAGCGCCCAGGTGATGGCCAAAGAGGGTGATTACGTCGCTCTCAAGCTGCCCTCCACCGAGGTACGCCTCGTTCGTCGTGAGTGCTACGCCACGCTCGGCGAAGTCGGCAACTCAGAGATCCGCAACACCAGCCTGGGCAAAGCGGGTCGACGTCGTTGGCTCGGCCGCCGTCCTCAGGTTCGAGGCAGCGTGATGAACCCCTGCGATCACCCCCACGGTGGTGGTGAGGGTCGTGCACCGATCGGCCGCTCAGGCCCGGTGACCCCCTGGGGCAAACCTGCCTTGGGTCTGAAGACCCGCAAGCGCAACAAGCCGAGCAACAAGTTCGTCCTCCGGAAGCGTCGCAAGACGTCCAAGCGGAGCCGTGGCGGACGCGACTCCTGA
- a CDS encoding 50S ribosomal protein L23, with product MTERFTARLADVIRRPLITEKATRALEQNQYTFEVDPRAAKPDIKAAVEQLFDVKVIGISTMNPPRRSRRVGRFAGKRAQVKKAVVRLAEGNSIQLFPES from the coding sequence ATGACTGAGCGCTTCACCGCACGCCTCGCGGATGTGATCCGCAGGCCTCTGATCACAGAAAAAGCCACCCGTGCACTGGAACAAAACCAGTACACCTTCGAGGTGGACCCTCGGGCCGCCAAACCTGACATCAAGGCAGCTGTCGAACAGCTGTTCGATGTCAAGGTCATCGGCATCAGCACCATGAATCCTCCCCGCCGCAGTCGCCGGGTCGGCCGTTTCGCCGGCAAGCGCGCTCAGGTGAAGAAGGCGGTGGTGCGCCTGGCCGAGGGCAACTCCATCCAACTCTTCCCTGAGTCCTGA